ACACAGCCGCGGGCGCCGCAGTGGCAGTCGGGTCCGTCGCCGGCGGCCACCGGGATGTGGCCGATCTCGCCGGCCACGCCATAACCCCCGGCCACCAGGCGGCCGTTGACCACGAGCGCGCAACCGATGCCGACGCCGACTGTGGCGAGGGCGAAGGAGTCCGCGCCCACACCCTCGCCGAACCACTGCTCCGCGACAGTGAGCGCCTTCACGTCGTTCTCGACCGTGACCGCCAGCCCCGTTGCCGCGCGGACCAGGTCGGCCAGCGGCACGTCGCGCCAGCCGAGAAACGGCGAGTAGCGCACGACACCGCCCGTCCGGTCCACGTCACCCGAGACGGACACCCCGATGTGGTGGGTCCGCTCGGCGTGCGCGGGGGTCAGCTCCGCGACGAGCGCGGCGATGCCGCGGACGACCTGCTCGACCGACCGGTCCGTCACCGGGATCCGGTGCGCGGCACGCACCTGCGCCCTCAAATCGGTCACCACACCGATGAGTTCGTCGGCCGTGACCTTGACGCCCACGAAGAACTCCCGGTCGGCGCGGACGGCGAGGGGGTGCGCGGGACGCCCCGCACCTTCGACCGTCCTCGGCCCCTGCGGCAGCTCCTCCAGGTATCCGGCTTCGATCATCGGCTTGACCGCCTTGGTGACGGCGGCGGAGGACAGACCGGTGATTCGGGCGATCTCGGGGCGGACGACCGGACCACGGGTGAGCACTGTCGTGAACACCGTGTTGGCCGCCGGAGACGCGAGCAGCTTCGCTCGGTTCAGCAACATGGGGGAAACGTAGAGGCAATAATTTCCTTCGTCAATATTTAAATTCAGGGAGTTCGGATCTAGGCTCCAGCTCATGTCACAGGTGTACTTCGACGAGCCCAGTCGCACGTTCCTCCTCACGACCCCCGCCTCCTCGTACGCGCTGCGCATCGGCGCGGACGACAGCCCACGGCATGTGCACTGGGGCGCGCCCCTCACACTCGACCAGGTCGCCGCACTGCCCACGCACGACGGACTGACCAGCAGCTTCGCCTCAACAAGCGGTGAGGAGCTCGCCGTTGAGGGCGGTGCCCGGTTCGGGGTGCCGTCACTGCTGGTGCGGTACTCGGACGGCACGCGCGGCGTCGAGTGGACCTACGAGGGCCACGAGATCGACGGCGGCCACCTCCACGTACGGCTGCGGGACCGCCACTACCCACTCGGCTGCACGCTGCGCTACGCGGTGCACCCCGACAGCGACATCGTCGAACGCTCCCTGACGCTCAGCCACTTGGGCACGGACGAGGCGGCCTGCGAGCCCGTCGAGATCCTGCGCTGCGACGCCGCGAGCTGGTCCGTACCGGCGGCGTCGGGCGTGCGGCTGAGCCATACGGTCGGCAAGTGGTCGGGCGAGACACAGCTGCGACGCACCGAAGCCCCGTATGCCGAGACCGTGTTCACGAGCCGGCGCGGCGTCTCGGGGCACTACGGGAATCCTTGGCTGATGGTCGACGCGGGTGACGCGGACGAGGACCGCGGCGAGGTGTGGAGCATGGTCCTCGCCTGGTCGGGGAGTTGGCGGATCACCGCGCAGCGCGACCACACGGGCGGCCCGTTCACGGTGACCGGTGGCGCCGGGCACGACGGTCTGACCTGGCGGCTGCAACCCGGCGAGAGCCATGAAACCCCGGTGTTCGCCGGGCAGTTCAGCCGCGGCGGCTTCGGCGCGACGAGCCGCGGCTGGCACCGGTATGTCGCCGGGCACGTACTGCCGCGCCCCGACGAGCCGCGGCCCGTGGTCTACAACAGCTGGGAGGCGACCGGCTGGGACGTCACGCTGGAGGGGCAGCGGGCCTTGGCGGCGCGCGCCGCCGAGCTGGGCGTCGAGCTGTTCGTGGTGGACGACGGCTGGTTCGGGCAGCGCACCAGCGACCGGGCCGGACTCGGCGACTGGCACCCGAATCCGGAGCGGTTCCCGTACGGGCTCGGCCCGCTGGTCGAGGAGATCCGAGGGCTCGGCATGCGCTTCGGACTTTGGGTGGAGCCGGAGATGACCAACCCGGACAGCGACCTGTACCGCGAGCACCCCGAGTGGGTGCTGCACATGCCGCACCGCCGCCGCACCGAGCTGCGCCAGCAGCTCGTCCTCAACTTCGCGCGTACCGATGTCACGGAGTGGGCCTTCAAGTGGCTCGACCGACTGGTCTCCACGTACACGATCGACTTCCTGAAGTGGGACATGAACCGGGCGCTCACGGAGGCGGGCTGGCCGGGCCACCCCGACGCCGAACGACTGTGGACCGACCACACGCGGGGCGTCTACTCGGTGCTCGACCGGCTGCGCAGCGCCCACCCCGGCCTGCGGATCGAGGGCTGCGCGGGCGGCGGCGGCCGCGCGGACCTCGGGATGCTGGCCCGCACCGATCAGACCTGGATCTCCGACAACACGGACGCCGACGACCGCACAGCCATCCAGCACGGCTACAGCCAGGTCTACCCGGCCCGCACCATGTCCGCCTGGGTCACCGACAGCCCCAACCCGCACACTCGCCGCACCACTCCGCTCCCCTACCGCTTCCATGTCGCGATGACCGGCGCGCTCGGCATCGGCGGCGACCTCTCGCGCTGGACCGGGGCCGAACTCGCCGAAGCCCGCGACCTGGTGGCGCTGTACAAGGAGATCCGCCCGGTGGTGCAGTTCGGCGAGCAGTACCGGCTCGACGAGGCCGTCCAGTACCGGGCCGGCGATCGGGTCGTGGTCATCGCCTGGGGCCGGGACCGCGATCTGCGGCTGACCGGCCTCTCCCCTGCCTCGGTCTACGTGGACGAGTCCACCGGCACCGAGCACACCGCGGCGACCCTGCTCTCGCAGGGCCTGCCTCTGCGGTTGCCCCGGACGGACCGGCCGAGCACCGTGATACAGCTGACCCGGCGATGAGCTGACGCGGGTCGGCGAAGGTGCCGTGGTCGGCGCGTCACCGGGGTCATGCGGCCGGCTCATGTCGGTCAGCAGGCCCCCGGGGCGAGGCTGGTGCTGGGCCCGCCTCGCCCCGGGGGCAGTGTCCAACTCGACAACCGGGATCAGCCGTTGGCCTGCCAATCCGTGTTGAGGCCCTCGTCGTAGTGGTTGTGTGCGATCCGGATGCCCGAACTGCCGTGGAAGACGAACAGCGGTGAGGTGTACGGCGGTTGGTCTGCCGCGTCCAGCCGCCGGACGGTGTTTCCGGTGAAGGCGAAACCACCGACACTCTTGGCATCGACAACGGTGACGTCTCCGATGTCGAACGAGTTGTGCTCGACCGAGATGTTGTGGTGCACCGGGTTCGCGGGGTCGACGACCTGGTTGGTCGGTTCCACGAAGATGACCGGACCACTGGGCCGCGTGAACGAGTTCCCTCGGATCGTGAGGTCGGCGACCGGCCCGGACTCGTACCACTGGTAGGCGTCGGCGGAGACGTAGATGCTGGCCATGGACATCGCGTCGAACCGGTTGCCGGTGATCAGTACGGGCTTGCGGGTGGTGACCAGAATGCCGCGGGTCGGTACGTTGCGGAACACGTTGCCGGAGATGACGACCGACGGGGTGGCCGTGATGTTCTCGACGACCGTGCCGCCGGTCTCGACCCCGTCGGGCACCGGCCGGTCGAAGGTGACGGTCATCGTGGTCAGCGGCTTGTCGTGGTCCGTCCCGCTGGGCCCGTCGACCGCGGTGACCTTCGCGTGCGCGTCCGCCGGCGGGGCCATCGTGCGCTTGGTGGTGAACTCGACCTCGTCGCCCGGGGCGAACTGCGGGAATCCGGCGGTCTGCGGGTGCTTGTAGGCGAGGGTGAGGGTGTTCGGCCCGGGCTTCCCCACGACTTCGAGGTAGGTGCCGTGGATGTTGATCGGGTCGTCGTGCGGGCCGTCGAAGAGACTCCGAGTGATCGAGACCTTCCCCTTGACGCCGGACATCTGCACGAAGTCCGCGAAGGAGGCCGTCGACCGGCCGGACTTCGGATCGGGCGCGAAGTTCACCTTGTCGATGGAGATGTTCTCGCTGAACTGCCCCACCACGCCGAAGGATTGGAGGTAGTAGGCGTTCATCGAGCGCATCGTGACGTTTTTCGACTGCCAGATGAAAGCGCCCGGCTCCGTCCGCTCGATGAGGCGCATCTGGTAGACGAGCCCGGCGTCCGCCGGCCGGGCCGCGGTGGTGTAGTCGATCCGGATCCGACGGCCACCGAGGTCGGTGACCGCGGCGACGTCGTTGAAGAGCGGATTGCCTCCGCGCCAGGTCCGTTCGGCCTTGGGGTCGTGGATCTGGGTGTACTGGAGTCCGTCGACGCCCGACCAGTACGGCTGCCCGGTGGCCGGGCTCTTCTCGCCGAGCCAGGTGATGTGCGTGCCGTTCACCTGGTACGGGCTGCCGGCGGGGATCTTCAGGACGCGGTAGGCGTGCCCGTCCGCGACACCGGTGTCGGCGACGGTCGCGTCGATGACCTCGGGGGCCGCGTAGTCGAAGGAGAAGTTCGTGAACGTCACGTCGGTCGAGCGGATCGACGCGAACGCCGTCTGCAGGCCGTGGTAGACGAGCTTGGCACCGCCGCCGTCGAGGGTGACGTAGTGCATGTCCTCGACGAGCAGCCCGATCTTCTTGTCCCGGTAACGCTGGTCGGCGCCAACGGTGTTGGACACGTACAGCTCACGCTTCTCGGCCCGCTCGGGGTACAGCTGGTAGGTGCCCTGCGAGAACACGATCCTGACCGGCCGGTCGATGCTCCTGGCGTGCCGCAGCGCCGCGGTGACAGCGGGCGTCGAGTCCGTCCGCCCCGTGGGGTCGGCTCCGTAGTCGTCCACGTCGACCACCACCGGTCTCGCGCCGGGCGCTGCGGCGACAGGACCGGCGGCGCCTCCGAACAACGCGAGCGCCAAGCCGAGAAACAAGAACCGAGACTTTGGCATAGCCCCTCCGGAGCATCCATGAGCACGAAACACCCGATGGATTAGGGGAGTTGCGGCCGGTTGTCCGGTCGAATCTCCGAGCAGAGTGTCCATAGAACCGATGTCTAGGTCAATGGTCTGGACGCACGGTCGCGACTCGTACCGACGTCCGGCGCCTCACTCCGCCTTCGGCGCCGCCGTGCTCGCGCGGATCACCAGTTCGGGGTCGAAGAGGAGCTCGCCGACGGGGACGTCGCGGTTGCCGACCAGGGCGAGGACGCTGCGGGCCACCTCCGAGGCCAGGCGGTCGGCCGGCTGACGGACCGTGGTGAGCGGGGGGTCGACGAAGTCCATGATCATGGCGCCGTCGTAGCCCACCACCGACACGTCGCCCGGGACGTCGTACCCCTGACGGCGCGCGCCGCGGATCGCGCCCAGGGCCATGTAGTCGCTGGCGGCTACGACGGCCGTGGCGCCGCGGCCGAGGAGCGAGATCGCGGCGGACTGGCCGCCCTCGACCGTGTAGGACTGCCGGACCACCCACTGCTCCGGGTCCTCGACACCGCGTCTGGCGAGCGAGGCGACGAAGCCGCTGACGCGGCGGTCGGCCGGGCGGTTGCCGACCGGTCCCGATGCCATGCCGATACGGCGGTGACCGAGCCGGAAGAGGTGGTCGACAGCGAGTTCGGCGGCCAGCAGGTCGTCGGTGGAGAAGACCGGCGCCTCACCCACGCCCTCGAACTGACCGTTGACGCCCACGAACGGGATCCTGCGGGAGCGCAGGAGTTCGTACACCTCCGGGTCCGCGCCCTCGATCGTGTTGCTCGCCGAGAGGAACACGACGGCGGCGACGCCCCGGTCGGCGAGGGAGGTCACGAAGTCCAACTCCTGCACCCCGCCGGGGAAGCACGGGCACAGGACCGTCTTCAGGCCGTGCGGGGCGAGGGTGGACTCGATCCGTTCGCAGACGTCGGCGAAGAACGGGTTGGAGACGAGCTCGGTGATGACCGCGACGAGCTGACCCCGCGTCTGCCGTTCGTAACCCAGGTCGGCCATCGCCTGCTCGACCGCCTCACGGGTCTTGCGCGACACGCCCTGGCGCCGGTTGACGACCCGGCTGACCGTGGCCTCGCTCACCTGCGCCCGCACCGCGACCTCGGTGATGCCGACCTTCATCGCTTCCCTCCGGCCCAACTTGCAGAATTCCAATGAAAGTTTTCAGATCGATATGCCACGCAACATAGCAGTCGGTCTGCAGGTCTTCCATGTTTCTTGTGCATGCCCGTTGAACCCGCTCTTCGGCCCCTGTTAGCTTGCCGCCACCACTCGGCCGCCCGCCCACTCGCCGTGACCGAAGACCCGGGAGACCCGTTGAAGCCCTCAAGGCTCGCGCTGCTTACCGCTGTTGCTCTGCTCACGCCGATGGCCCCCGCACTGTCGGCAGCGGCGGACACGTCCGCCTCTGCCGCCTCCCGTCCCCAACTCTCCGTCCAGGACCCGGGCTTCGAGAACGGCGGTACGGGCTGGACCTTCGGCCCGGGCACCGGGGTCGGCGCCGGCAACTCGCACGGCGGCGCCCGCTTCCTCTACCTCGACGCCGGAGCCGGCAAGAGCGCCGAGCTGACCACCGTCGCGCCCCGGAACGGCAGTTACGACTTCTCCGCGTGGATCGGGAGCGCCGGCACCGGCGGCACGTACACGGTCCGGCGCAACGGCGAGACCGTCCAGACGATCACCCTGCCCGAGCGTCGCGCGTACGCCCGGTACACCATCAGCCGCGTCGAGCTGAGAACCGGCGACCGGCTGCAGATCGAATTCGGCTCCGGCAGCGCCTGGGTCAACGCCGACGACCTGATGATCTCCCCCGCCGCCCCCGCCGACCCAGAGGTCACCTCGTCCGACCCCGAGGCCGCCGAGATGTTCAACTGGGCCAAGAGGAAGGCCAACAGCTGGGTGCAGCTGCCCGGCACGACGGGCCCGGTCAACGTCGACGAGAACCAGACCGGCGGCACCGGCACCGCGCCGTACGCGCCCACCTACTGGGCCGGATACGCCAACCGCAGCGCCTACTACTCCCGCGACATGACCCACCAGCTCGCCGGGGCCCACCTCCTCGGCCTCGACGCCGAGAACGAGACGATGCTCCGTTCGTACGCGGCGTCGGCCACCGCCGAGCACAAGTACTTCCCGGTGTGGTCCCTCAACTTCGACGCCAGGACGTACCTGAGCATCGACTACAAGAGCCCGGACAACTTCGTGCGCGAGGTACCGGCCACCTTCGAACTCGTGGAGAAGGCTGCCCAGGCATACCTCTGGACCGGCGACCGGCGATACGTGGACGACCCGGCGCTGTGGGACTTCTACCGGCACGCCACCGAGGAGTTCATCGACCTGCACAACTCGGCCAGGCCCAACGGCAAGGTCAAGGTCGCCGAGGGCACGGGCAACGGCATCTTCGCCGGCGCCGCCAGCTACAACGAGCAGGACGGCGACGGTCTCGCCGAGGCCGGGGACGGCATCGCCGCGGAGTGCCAGGCGTATCTGGCGATGGCCACGCTCGCCCGCGGCAAGGGGGACACCGCCCTTGCCAGGACGTTCGACCGGCGTGCCGCCGACCTGAAGACCTACTTCAACGACGACTGGAGCGGCACCGGAAGCGGCGCCGACATGGTCCGCGCGTACACCCTGTCCGGCACGCCGGTCACCGGCTGGGGCAAGGAGAACAGCGTGTTCATGCCGATGAAGCAGATCCTCGATCCCGGCCCGCGCAACGACGCCTATCTCGACTACATCCAGGCGCAGGAACTGGGCCCGGACGGATCGACCAACATCGAGTCGACGACGTACCTGCCCGACATGTTCTTCAAGAACAACCGCAACGACACGGCGTGGACGTGGATGAAGAAGATCTACGGCGAGCGGGAGCTCCAGCACGTCAACTCCAGCCAGGGGCCCAACGGCGACTACCCCGAGGTGTCGTTCACCCTGGTCAGCCAGACCGTTCAGGGCCTGATGGGCATCACACCGGACGCACCGAACCACACAGTGACCACCCAGTCGCGGCTGCCCTCCGGCATGAAGTGGCTCCAGACCGCGGACGTACCCATCGGAACGGGCAGCATCACCGTGCGGCACGACGGCGCGACGAAGACCACGCTGACGAACAACGCACCCAAGAGCGCCTACCGTTGGGAGGCCCGCTTCCCCGGAGTCCACAAGAACATCACGGTCAACGGCGTCCCGCAGCGGGTGCGCAGCAAGACAGTCGACGGCGTGACATACACGTACGCGACGCCGACGGTGCGGGCGGGCACCACAGCGGTGGTACAGGTGACCGACTGAGGCGAACGCTCCGCGGATCCATGGACCGCACGACGGAGTGGACCATGGCGAAGCTCGCGGGAGAGACCGCGCTGGTGACCGGGGCGACGAGCAACTTCGCCGAGCACTTCGCCGGCCGGCTCGCCACCCGGCACGGCTGGGTGGGCGTCGGCCGTCTCGGCGCGGCGGCTGGTGGGCGTGTCACGCGGGCCGATGACCCCCGCTGGCCCGCGCAAGCCTGGCAACCCACGCGACCGGGTTGCTGGTTGGTGGGCCGGCCACCACGTACGGAACTGCCGTAGTCAGCGCTCAAAGCGGACTGCTTCTGACCTAAATGAGGGTTAGCGTCAGGTCATGCCGACACCCACCGTGAGCTGGCCCGGGGCGAACGCCCGCCGTATCGAGCGCCAGGGCCTGGCCTCACCGGTCCCCGTCTCCCCCACCGCCACCCCTTTGCTCGCCGGCGTAATGCTGGGCGCGCACGCCCAGGTGCTGTCGGCCGCCGAGCTCTCCCTCGGTCTGCGTGTCGAAGGGGCGACGCGCGCCGATGTGCGTCGTGCACTGTGGGAGGAGCGGTCACTGGTCAAGACGTACGGCCCGCGCGGCACCGTACATCTGCTGGCCGCTACGGACGTGCCGATGTGGACCGGCGCGCTCTCCGCGATCCCCGGCCGGGCAGGTCAGCTTTCCAAGGACATCCGGCTCACAGCGGCACAGACCGACGCGGTCGTAGCGGCCGCCGGAGAGGCTCTGTCCGGCACGGAGTTGACCGCCGACGAGCTGACGGCGGCCATCGTGGCGCGGACCGGGGCCTGGGCCGGTGACCCCGTCGTTCCCGCCTTCCAGGCCATGTGGCCGCGCTGGCGGCAGGTGATGCACACGGCGGCGCACCGCGGGGTACTCGCCTTCGGACCGAACCGGGGGCGGAAGGTGACGTACACGAACCCCGGCGCGGTCCCGATGGAGCAGAACGCGGCGCTCTCCGAGCTCGTACGCCGCTACCTGTACGCGTACGGCCCGGCCACCCCGCAGCATTTCGCCAAGTGGCTGGCCGCACCGAGAGGTTGGGCGAATGCACTCTTCGGGGAGCTGGCCCGGGGCGGGGAGATCGAGGAGGTCGACTTCGAGGGAGTCGGGGAGGCGTGGGTGGCGGCCGGGGACACCGAGTTCCCGGGGGCGGGAGAAGGGGCTGAAGGGGTGCGGCTCCTCCCCTACTTCGACGCCTTCGGGATCGCCTCGCAACCGCGCGAACTACTCTTCCCGGGAAGGGCCTTCGAGCGCGCTCTGGCGGGCGGCCAGGCCGGCAACTATCCGCTGCTGCTGGTGGACGGGGCAGTGGCCGGGGTGTGGCACCAACGCCGTTCGGGCAAGCGCATCACGGTCACCGTGGAGCCGCTGGAGAAGCTGACGGCCGGGCAGCTGGAGGAGCTGGAACGGCAGACAACACGCATCGGCGAAGTGGCAGAAGGAGCGGTGGAGTTGACGGTGGGAGAGGTGACGGTAGGGCCGCACGCTTAGACACCGTCATCTCCAACATTGTGTAGCGCCGGAGCCTCGGGTGCTCACCGAGACGGAGGCGGAGGCGGAGGCGGAGGCGGAGGCGGAGGCGGAGGCGGAGGCGGAGGCGGAGGCGGAGGCGGAGGCGGAGGCGGAGGCGGAGGCGGAGGCGGAGGCGGAGGAGAAACTCCGCCTGGTGGCGCTGTTGTACGAGCACGGGGTGCCGGCCCACGAGATCGTCAACACGACTCCCGAACTTCCCGGGCAGCAGGAGCGGCCCGCGGCAAAGGCTGAGGAAGGGTAAGTGCCCTTACCGATTGACGGGCGCGTTCTCGAGCTCCGTGAAGCCCGGAGCCCGGCACACCTCGCTCTTCGTCGACGGGCCACGCTTTTGCCGCCTGGCGGGCTGGTCGCCTGGGAGGGCCGTGACCCAGGTGATGACGGATTGCCTGCCTTCACGCTTCCCGCAGCCTGAGCAGCAGTTGGTCACCGATCCGGCTGGTCTCCTCCTTGTAGGGGGTGTCGGACAGCACGAAGTGCGTGATGCCGAGCGCACGGTAGGCGTTGAGCGCCGCAGCCACGTCGTCGGGTGAGCCGACGAGC
The DNA window shown above is from Streptomyces sp. NBC_01445 and carries:
- a CDS encoding ROK family transcriptional regulator, producing MLLNRAKLLASPAANTVFTTVLTRGPVVRPEIARITGLSSAAVTKAVKPMIEAGYLEELPQGPRTVEGAGRPAHPLAVRADREFFVGVKVTADELIGVVTDLRAQVRAAHRIPVTDRSVEQVVRGIAALVAELTPAHAERTHHIGVSVSGDVDRTGGVVRYSPFLGWRDVPLADLVRAATGLAVTVENDVKALTVAEQWFGEGVGADSFALATVGVGIGCALVVNGRLVAGGYGVAGEIGHIPVAAGDGPDCHCGARGCVEAIASEEAIVARARRATGEPDLDMAGAIDRAHGGDAAVRAVFDEAGEAIGLGLAAMVNLVGPERVVVSGEGVAAYDLFEEQIRAAFTTQAFGTAARCPLVVRPLPWEEWARGAAAVSIQSLFAA
- a CDS encoding alpha-galactosidase; this translates as MSQVYFDEPSRTFLLTTPASSYALRIGADDSPRHVHWGAPLTLDQVAALPTHDGLTSSFASTSGEELAVEGGARFGVPSLLVRYSDGTRGVEWTYEGHEIDGGHLHVRLRDRHYPLGCTLRYAVHPDSDIVERSLTLSHLGTDEAACEPVEILRCDAASWSVPAASGVRLSHTVGKWSGETQLRRTEAPYAETVFTSRRGVSGHYGNPWLMVDAGDADEDRGEVWSMVLAWSGSWRITAQRDHTGGPFTVTGGAGHDGLTWRLQPGESHETPVFAGQFSRGGFGATSRGWHRYVAGHVLPRPDEPRPVVYNSWEATGWDVTLEGQRALAARAAELGVELFVVDDGWFGQRTSDRAGLGDWHPNPERFPYGLGPLVEEIRGLGMRFGLWVEPEMTNPDSDLYREHPEWVLHMPHRRRTELRQQLVLNFARTDVTEWAFKWLDRLVSTYTIDFLKWDMNRALTEAGWPGHPDAERLWTDHTRGVYSVLDRLRSAHPGLRIEGCAGGGGRADLGMLARTDQTWISDNTDADDRTAIQHGYSQVYPARTMSAWVTDSPNPHTRRTTPLPYRFHVAMTGALGIGGDLSRWTGAELAEARDLVALYKEIRPVVQFGEQYRLDEAVQYRAGDRVVVIAWGRDRDLRLTGLSPASVYVDESTGTEHTAATLLSQGLPLRLPRTDRPSTVIQLTRR
- a CDS encoding alpha-1,3-galactosidase-related protein codes for the protein MDDYGADPTGRTDSTPAVTAALRHARSIDRPVRIVFSQGTYQLYPERAEKRELYVSNTVGADQRYRDKKIGLLVEDMHYVTLDGGGAKLVYHGLQTAFASIRSTDVTFTNFSFDYAAPEVIDATVADTGVADGHAYRVLKIPAGSPYQVNGTHITWLGEKSPATGQPYWSGVDGLQYTQIHDPKAERTWRGGNPLFNDVAAVTDLGGRRIRIDYTTAARPADAGLVYQMRLIERTEPGAFIWQSKNVTMRSMNAYYLQSFGVVGQFSENISIDKVNFAPDPKSGRSTASFADFVQMSGVKGKVSITRSLFDGPHDDPINIHGTYLEVVGKPGPNTLTLAYKHPQTAGFPQFAPGDEVEFTTKRTMAPPADAHAKVTAVDGPSGTDHDKPLTTMTVTFDRPVPDGVETGGTVVENITATPSVVISGNVFRNVPTRGILVTTRKPVLITGNRFDAMSMASIYVSADAYQWYESGPVADLTIRGNSFTRPSGPVIFVEPTNQVVDPANPVHHNISVEHNSFDIGDVTVVDAKSVGGFAFTGNTVRRLDAADQPPYTSPLFVFHGSSGIRIAHNHYDEGLNTDWQANG
- a CDS encoding LacI family DNA-binding transcriptional regulator; this translates as MKVGITEVAVRAQVSEATVSRVVNRRQGVSRKTREAVEQAMADLGYERQTRGQLVAVITELVSNPFFADVCERIESTLAPHGLKTVLCPCFPGGVQELDFVTSLADRGVAAVVFLSASNTIEGADPEVYELLRSRRIPFVGVNGQFEGVGEAPVFSTDDLLAAELAVDHLFRLGHRRIGMASGPVGNRPADRRVSGFVASLARRGVEDPEQWVVRQSYTVEGGQSAAISLLGRGATAVVAASDYMALGAIRGARRQGYDVPGDVSVVGYDGAMIMDFVDPPLTTVRQPADRLASEVARSVLALVGNRDVPVGELLFDPELVIRASTAAPKAE
- a CDS encoding winged helix DNA-binding domain-containing protein, whose protein sequence is MPTPTVSWPGANARRIERQGLASPVPVSPTATPLLAGVMLGAHAQVLSAAELSLGLRVEGATRADVRRALWEERSLVKTYGPRGTVHLLAATDVPMWTGALSAIPGRAGQLSKDIRLTAAQTDAVVAAAGEALSGTELTADELTAAIVARTGAWAGDPVVPAFQAMWPRWRQVMHTAAHRGVLAFGPNRGRKVTYTNPGAVPMEQNAALSELVRRYLYAYGPATPQHFAKWLAAPRGWANALFGELARGGEIEEVDFEGVGEAWVAAGDTEFPGAGEGAEGVRLLPYFDAFGIASQPRELLFPGRAFERALAGGQAGNYPLLLVDGAVAGVWHQRRSGKRITVTVEPLEKLTAGQLEELERQTTRIGEVAEGAVELTVGEVTVGPHA